One genomic region from Rosa rugosa chromosome 1, drRosRugo1.1, whole genome shotgun sequence encodes:
- the LOC133743910 gene encoding triacylglycerol lipase 2-like: MAKYPSASILLLVALVCVSGVAQTSGHDIQNGICKSLVETRGYICQEHQVTTEDGYILGLQRIPYGRSGRNSATDQKPPVLLQHGLISDATSWLFNPPDQALAFILADKGFDVWLANSRGTDSSRGHKSLTTNDPAYWEWTWEQLAAYDLPALFNYVNKQTGQKSHYVGHSLGTLTILAALSQQKLRNSLRSAALLTPIAYLGQISTLFIRVATQTFYAEQFYIVGVREFPPLPQLEETLQTIICTQPGVDCSNFLAAVTGPNCCLNPSSLDLYYNHTPQSTATKNFIHLSQMVRSGTIRMFDYTLPLTNLQHYNTLTPPVYNMANIQKDIPLFVSYGGRDALSDVNDVKTLLNDLNDHDKDKLVEQYIEEYAHYDFIMGENARQKVYDPLLAFFRQH, from the coding sequence ATGGCCAAGTACCCTTCAGCTAGTATTCTACTTCTTGTGGCTCTAGTTTGTGTTTCAGGAGTTGCACAAACCAGTGGTCATGATATTCAAAATGGTATTTGCAAATCACTTGTGGAGACACGAGGCTATATTTGCCAAGAACATCAAGTAACAACAGAAGATGGTTACATTCTCGGGTTGCAGAGAATTCCATATGGACGGTCTGGTAGAAATTCAGCCACAGATCAGAAGCCGCCTGTTTTGTTGCAACATGGGCTTATATCGGATGCTACATCATGGCTATTCAATCCACCGGATCAGGCTTTGGCGTTCATCTTGGCTGACAAAGGGTTTGACGTATGGCTTGCTAATTCTCGAGGAACGGACTCTAGCCGTGGACACAAATCGCTTACTACTAATGATCCTGCTTATTGGGAATGGACATGGGAACAGTTGGCTGCTTATGATCTTCCTGCGTTGTTCAATTATGTGAACAAGCAAACAGGACAGAAGTCACACTACGTTGGCCATTCCTTGGGAACATTGACAATACTAGCTGCCTTGTCCCAACAAAAATTAAGAAACTCATTGAGATCAGCTGCTTTGCTTACCCCAATTGCTTATCTGGGTCAGATATCCACACTGTTTATAAGAGTTGCTACTCAAACATTTTATGCTGAGCAATTCTACATCGTTGGTGTCCGGGAATTTCCTCCGCTACCGCAATTAGAAGAAACTCTGCAGACCATTATTTGCACACAACCGGGCGTGGACTGTTCCAACTTTCTGGCTGCTGTAACAGGTCCAAATTGTTGCCTAAATCCTTCAAGTTTAGATCTTTACTATAATCATACACCACAATCCACTGCCACAAAGAATTTCATACATTTGTCTCAGATGGTCAGAAGTGGAACCATAAGAATGTTCGATTACACTCTTCCACTCACAAATCTGCAGCACTACAATACGTTGACTCCTCCAGTGTACAACATGGCAAACATTCAGAAAGACATTCCTCTTTTCGTAAGCTATGGAGGGAGAGATGCACTTTCAGACGTCAACGATGTGAAGACTTTACTTAATGACCTCAATGATCATGACAAGGACAAGCTTGTCGAACAATACATAGAGGAGTATGCTCATTATGATTTCATTATGGGTGAGAATGCCCGTCAGAAAGTCTATGATCCTCTGCTCGCTTTCTTCAGGCAACATTGA
- the LOC133725933 gene encoding eukaryotic translation initiation factor 1A — protein MPKNKGKGGKNRKRGKNEADDEKRELVFKEDGQEYAQVLRMLGNGRCEAMCIDTTKRLCHIRGKMHKKVWIAAGDIILVGLRDYQDDKADVILKYMPDEARLLKAYGELPENTRLNEGITGGLDEEEEGGADDYIEFEDEDIDKI, from the coding sequence ATGCCGAAGAACAAGGGAAAGGGAGGAAAGAACAGGAAGAGAGGAAAGAACGAGGCTGATGACGAAAAGCGTGAGCTTGTCTTCAAGGAAGATGGACAGGAGTATGCCCAAGTGCTTCGGATGCTGGGTAATGGTCGGTGCGAAGCCATGTGCATTGATACAACCAAGCGACTTTGCCATATCCGTGGTAAGATGCACAAGAAGGTTTGGATTGCAGCTGGGGATATCATTCTTGTTGGGCTTCGTGACTATCAGGATGACAAGGCCGATGTGATTCTCAAGTACATGCCGGACGAGGCTAGGCTGCTGAAGGCTTATGGAGAGCTTCCAGAGAATACACGTCTTAACGAGGGTATTACTGGGGGTCttgatgaggaggaggaaggtGGTGCTGATGACTACATCGAgtttgaagatgaagatattGATAAGATTTAA